TCCCGGATTATGTATTCTCTGATATTCAAAGTGTGGCTGTCAACAATGCAATGTTTGGCATCTAAGCTGAGCTGTGTACAAATTGCTTTTTTTATTTACAAGCGAAGCAGTTACAAACTTACCTGATTGAAATTGAATCACCTGTCAAATGACATCTAATTAACCAAATCACTCGCCTGATGCGcatgttttcaatttcaaatcaCTCAATAATGGCTTGAAAGCATTTGACAAATTATTGGGTAAAGAAATATATAAGATGTAAAGTTATAGTGATGTAccgtcaaacatggataactctcccacggatagctcgaacacatggttaactcgaacggtttctttggtccgttcccacgtaatgattaattgctatagataactcgaactcaacactgttaactcgaactgttttttgccaaacgactaccgaaacggttgttatcgctttagaaaatcaatttattccaagccatagaggtaaacctcaacttttcgtaattcataagcgtcgttattaccaccatcggcaaaatatttttgtcaacgacttttctaaaggtttggtgaaatttgatttataccaaacatccgcttagcgatcgcccttcggaagcaaggaaagtggtatttgttaagagcaacactccaaggcagttcaattagaagttttacgaggttttacggtacattgtatatcactctattactcacgctttttgaatggatacttattgaacgtacatgtattctgtgtttaggtcaaacgatgaatagttttccgacgttgattccgtgttgaatcaacgtcggaatgttgaatgtttaaaacgtcttaaaaattgttgtgattaaacgtatacgttgtcttagctaaaaaaaactattcatcgtttgacttaaacacagaatacgtgtgtacattcaataagtatctattcaaaaagcgtgagtgatatagaatgtaccgtaaaacctcgtaaaacttctaattgaactgcctcggagtgttgctcttaacgaatcccaggtaaagtgaggtaatctttgcataaacttcaagaaaaatcggcaaatttgatcgtgggtaaaacgctcaaaagaaaaagatgtcttttcttttgagcatttcaacaacgatcaagtttgcCAATGTctatctaaaaaacgtcctggcaataacatcacctatacaacaaaccaatctcaagtgatagaaaaatctctatactttttgataaaaacgttgtaaactttactttaaaaatttttaatttgaaacaatccatttgtgcttttgatttatattatagtttgtatatgtacatgtatctactaataaataagtaaatacatggacttgtgacagtgctctgataacttgaacgctctgataattcgaacactttcgctcgatcctgtgaagtttgagttatccatgtttgactgtatttttttGCGATTGATCAAGTGATGATATGAGATATTGTGCTACATTCAAGTAATACTAACAAGTAGATGGCCAATAAATTGTTTCTTTCCTTGCATTATATCCATGAGTGTGTGGGGTTTATTTTAAGCATTTCGATGCAAAACAACAGTATGCTGAAtgtaaaatatcaaaaataaacaaaagttATTGCCATTAGCATGGTAAAAACcgttcaaatttttattatatcactGTTGCTgccattaatttttaaaaacaagtttttaaaaattaaaaaccgcGCATTATAAAACCGCTTTTAGTAAATTTCCTCTATTGAAGCAGACTTTGCTGGGATCGGGAATACTCTGAGAGCAAGCTTAGTTTGCATTTAACATTTGGTTTGGCCtattttatatcatatataatatttatattattcttttGTTCTAAATATAATAACCCTTAAAGTCATATAATAATGACctataaattattattgtacCATTATAAATGACAATGATTTGTATTACAATTAGTTCCACTATTATCATTGAGTCAAGTAGCTGCAAATTGCAAATTACCGAGAcgttatataaaaacaatgatGTCCAAATTGGCAAAAGGTAATCATGTTCAGTGGTTAAAGTAAGAGATGTAATTTTCATACCACTACTGTCTGCCATTTTGCTGAATTGTCCTCCTACTTGAAAATATCATTGACCCAGCAGGGTAGCTAATATGATGCTGGCCTTTTCATACGATCATTATATTACCTGAATTGTCTCTGATGGTAATTTCACAAGGGATAAGCTGTTTGGGTTAACACATACATGCACTTTCATTGTCTAACCAATCAATGATTATCCAAAAGATTTGCATATGATAATGCCTAAAATGATTTGTTTATCAAATTTAAATCTTaaatcattttagtttttttcaaatcaaaACACAGGTCGCTTTTATTTGaccaaatcaaataaaaactagCACAGATCACTACAAATGGGActtgtttaaaatataacattcaaATCACCAACAGTTTGTACACGGCTATGCTAAGCTCCTACTTTTGGTCTGAGAGTTGTTTTCACCTGTCGGCATGTGACAGGCTgaactttaaaaatttttaccATGCAAGTACTGTAGCATGGGGCTTTGTTCACATCAGGTTCTACCAATGTGAAGCCATTTTATAGGGACTACAACGGTGGTCAAAAGTGTTGAATATAGATTTGATTACTATGGTATTCCTAACTCTATATTCCTTGTGAATAGTTGGAAGTCACAGGAAGCATTGCATTTCACATCTGATGTTAGCAAATCAGGTATGCTATGGAGAACAAATGCACGTTTCTTCTTATTGTTTACATCTTCAGTACTTGTTTTTTTCTGGCAGTAAATACCCTCTCAGTAAATCAggagtaaacatttatgacaaGTAGGTACCACTTGCTATTGACATAAAACAAGCCATTGTGTACGAGAAGTTGAGAAGTAGCCGTCGATGAGCGACAAACCAGCAATCTAAATTTTATAGCCAGCCACCAAACTGACTGTTTTGTCTGGACCTATATTTTGTGATGCCCAAATCTACCTCGCATATCTTATGTGAAACTGCAGCTACATTAACCTGACAAAGAATAATTTTGAGGTTAAAACTAAAACTTCATCGAGCAAATGTTTTCTTGGTCATTGTCACAGTGTTACAtgaagcaaataaaaataatcttgTAATAAATAATGAATTGAAATTGTGTGCATTGCTTATCTACAGAAAAAGATGAATCTTGCGAAAAATAAAAGCTACACTGATGTACTTGATTTGTATACAAAATAAGGAGAAAGTTGCgattatataatttaaacaGTAGAtacttgtatacatgtattatgtgCAAATTAGGAAAATCTGCTTTcgtaaaactaaactaaaaacaatattttgcaTGCTAAAAATGAGAGGTGCGCAGTTGTAAAGGGTGAGGGGTAAAATTGTTAAGTTACAAagttacatatgcataaatgttCTAGAAAACCTAGCTGCAGTCAGACAATCTAAAATGGAAAGTGCAGACCTGGTTGCATGAACTCAATGGTAGTGCTATTCGTTTAACAAGTAAAAACCTGGCATTCTGTATACATGGCATCATGATATAAGCATCTAACTGGCCAAAATGCAGCTGCTCACAGAAAAATACCTTTGATCAGAGTGTTTTTGCATTGTTCACATAGAATATCATTTGTCACTGTTGTACACAGGTATATGCTACAGCAGAAATGCATGACTTACTAAATACTAAATGTACACTTTGATAGTTGGCATGGTTTTCTCTCAACATTAAAAGGTCTTTCGTAAATCAGAATTAAGTTGAACAGTTGCCATAAGTTTGTGGTTTGTGATTCTTATAATGGCTATTTATAGAGCGGTGCTTGCAAATGTTTTGGTCTAAGAGGGTGTGTGGCCTCAGCACTGTAGCCAGAAGACTCTGCAGTGAGAACCATGCGGAGGGAGGTGTTCGATTTCCCTCAGATTTAGCCACAGGATCCTCCACATTCAACACTCGCGATCAGACTAGGAAGTCCTTCAGGCCAAATGTGAGTTCAGATCAAGGATTAGATTCAGTAATCTTGACTGTATGAATAGAGTCATCTCTCTTTCTATTCCAATTATTGCTCGCAGGAGAAtgttacaaaatttttaaacagcTGTACTTGCCGGATCGAACTACCAATGCTGACTTGAGTTATTAGCCAGTTGATGTTGACTAAGCGATGTTTTTAGGTCCTTTGTGTAGCGATAAGAGGTTGTCACATAGCGACCAAGTTGAATCCTCGATCGGGATAAGCAGCTGACGTGAACAGCTCTGAAAAGCTTTTAACAGAAGCTCAATTATGATTGGACAACCGATTCGTTAGCAAATACAATGCTCACTCTATTGCTTCACAAGTGGTTGATTCAATCTTGTACAAATCTTGTACAATCTGTACAAATGAAACTTGAATGACAATAAAGCAAGAAATAGCTAGAGCAGCATTACTCTTTTGAGTTCTACTGAAACCCGCGTAGTTGCTCATTTTAAACTTAAGTTCGGATGTGCCCGCCCCAAAAGCTTTTATTTAGTTGCTCTGCCTACCTAATACCTTCAGATTGTATTGCATAAGGCTTCCTGAAAGATCGGTTGACATATTGGTTCTTACAAGCCTTATACTATGGTTTGTATGAGGGTTTTGTTGAGGCCCTCTGATATCATCAACACAATAGGGCTTTTCCAGTTCCCACCAATTTGCATGAAGAAGCATCTCAAGCGAAGCAttcaaaatatcaaaaaagaCCTATCATTATTTGGTGTATGCAATAAGCGTTTGTTTTGTCCTACACGTATCTTTAAATTTGGAGTATCTCCTGCATGCTATTttcagcgatatgtgactgacaCCTCGATCGATCATTAGCAAAGGAATACGATAATACATTTTTATCATAAAGGGAATGCATTTGTTGTAAATAAGCGGTCGATTATCGCAGTctgaaaacaaatatatttataacaatcTGTGGCTTTAATGTTGCATCGATGTACATTAATTTATTCATGAATGATGTTAACTCCAAAATTAGTTACTGTCTGGAGTCATGTggaaatgctccattttgtttttttaaatactaatatcacaaaaacgtctaatgcgcataatatttaataaaccgCCACTGACTTCATCTCCGtccctgtttgttcagctgtTTGTGTTGCCTGTTAATAAACTTTACCAGGGTAAAATTCTTTTGATAGCTCATTCAAACTTGGATTCAAGTGATGACAAAACAGAAGTATTCACactataacaccagatttttagaaaccgatctacctttaccattattttatactgcttcaggtCAAAAAACAATCGACTACAGAGTaccatcacaatggaacagtcttccaagagacttacgcaaaacctctgcatttgctagttttagagttaatatTAAAAGTCATTTGTTAAGCCTAAATTAATCCAGACCTGCTGTTTGAGTTTACCAATTCCTTTGGGCCCAGCGCCTCTACTAGCTGCAGTACTACTGCTCATGTGGGCCTCATCATCCCTTAACGATTAGGAACTGAGTTATCATTTGTTTTGTTTAACTTAgtcaatattataactatatcttcattttgcttaatggtatatttctactaattgatgaaataaaatacacacacacacacaatggACCctacccatagatatataaacatagatatataggtttatatatctatgaccCTACTTAACTCGGCAATCATATACTTCATTCAAGAGAAAACTACACGATTAGTATCTGATATCTGAATGCTTTATGCATCCCCTATCGTGTACTCTATTGTGTATACGGAATCTGTACATAAAACCCTTAAACAAGTAGCTGCACAGCAGTTATAGCTCAAATTTAAATCTGTCACATCTGGATCGTCTgaacctttttattacatccCAAACTGCAAGTACGTGCAACTCGTTCAGTGTTTCTGTCTCTCTCTTATTTTTGGTTGTTCACTTTACAGGTTGACCCTTCCTCTACCTCAGTTCTACTTTTCCCTGGCCAAGGCTCCCAGTTTGTTGGTATGGGTAAGAAGCTGGTTGCTAGCAGAGATGCTTTGAGCTTGTATGATACTGCCTCGGAGATAGTCAACTATGATGTGCTCAAACTCTGCCTGGAGGGACCGAGTGATGAGTTGATGAGAACTGACAAGTGTCAGGTCGCTACTCTTGTTACCTCTATTGCAGCCCTCCAGTCACTTCAGGAGTCGTGCCCCCAGGTGAATGTCACTACCGCTCACTTCATCGGGCCAACTGTGATCAGACAACTTCTAAAGTTTATTGTTTTCTTAGTGTTCATTTCAGCGCTATCGAAAATATGAAGCTCAGTTAGACTGATCAGCTTGGTTATTGAGTGAGCTGACATTGTACTCACTGTAGGCTTTGGAATCCTGTGTGGCAGCAGCAGGCTTCAGCGTCGGCGAATATGCTGCTCATGTGTTTGCTGGAACCCTAAGCTTTGAGGATGGTAAGTGTAGTTGTCTGTTACTTTCTTAATTTAGGCAATCTTGCTCTCTTGCCTCTGGCCCTCGGAGGTTATGTTCTTTCTCATGGTGCCCGATCACCTAGTCTAAACTGCTAATCAATATATTGTCAGTTTTTCCTGATTGTAATAATAGTAGGTGATCTGTAGTTAGGGATCTGTGTGCGGTATATCACGATGTCACGAGATGttcatgtcatacatatatcTAGAAACTACTTGTGGCTGTTCCATCTAGCATGGTCGAAACTATGACAAGACGATTAGCAATCTTTGTGCCAAGATGGGTATATATATTTCATGCTGTTTATTTAATCAACTCATTCTGTACAGATAATAGGTTACTTTACCTACGTTTGCGATGTAGAATATTCTTACATAGCCACTTTGACTACCAATAAACCTGAGTATCTCTTAGATGGTCAATAATGACATCACCTGTTAGTACCTGTCAGCAGTACTGGTTTATATGGTCAGCTGTTGAGTTGGTGGAATCCAGAGGGAAGGAGATGCAAGAAGAGGCGGAGGCGACCGACTCCGCTCTTATGACTGTCTTCCTCAGTCACTCGTCTAAGCTGAACTATGCTATGAAATCAGCAATTGAATATTGTAAAGTGAGGAAGCAGATAGAACATCCTGTCTGCGAGATCGCCAACTATCTTTTTCCAGATGTGAAGGTCATCGGAGGAAATACGGAAGTGAGTTTGTGGGATTAAGCTATGGCCAAGTTAGAACTTATGCTAACATATCGCCAGCGCAGCTCAAGTGTtaaccgtaaaacctctatttggaTGCCATTTTTGCTTGTTTTGGCCATTGTGGCATTTAATTataggtggccttcaaataaaggttggTGCGGTATTTTTTgactagctcgtcagaatttttcGAGAGAAAAAGCCTTTTATACgtgaagcgatgctaatgtcCCCTATATTTTACTCTCTCTCATTCAGGCGGGTCGACATTAATCCCATCGGCCTCAGCATTTtcgctaaaccgttttttaccGTCAAAGTATCAGACGGAGTTAAACAGGGAACTACTtcgattataaaatattagtgtggtactgttattaattatttcgatggtgtcgctcttaaagtttaaaaaaaaatcgtaaagctttggagttaaaaaacacattactttttttattttttgaagacatttttaacGTTAGAAtatgccataacaatggctgatATTATGTCATATGGTGTTCCTGaagattattttcaaaaaacgCTTCAAAGTCTTTAGGTAAGATGGTAAACCACATTACGGACGAATCCGAAGACAACGGAtcagatttagaccttagtgacttcgaatcagagtgtagttctgatgattgtgacgatcgatcttctcaggtcactaaaatcatggcaagATTCTCAAGATTTTGAAATTTGCATATTAAACCTGGTTGTCCCTCACATCACTGGTTTTACCATTGCTGTAGTAGAGCTTGTTATCTATATGTTGTGAGTCTGTGTGCTGTACATTTTCTATGCCTGCTGTCTTGGATTCATGTAGGCACTCGCTTTCATCAAGACAAACTTGAAGGAGTTTGGTCTGAAGAGAGTGAAGTTTCTACCAGTTAGTGGGGCTTTCCACACACGTCTAATGCGTCCCGCTGCTATAAGATTTAAAGACAAACTTCTACAAACTGAATTCAAAAGGCCTGTTGTTCCTGTCCACTCTAATGTTCATTCGTAAGTAGTCATACATCACGTAGTCATGCTGTACTTCGTCGTACTGTAAGTAGTCGTACTGTAAATAGTCATACATTAACTAGTCGTACTGTAAGTAGTCGTACTGTAAGTACTAAGTAGCCATACTGTAAGTAGTCGTACTGTAAAGAGTCGTATTGTAACTATTTGTACTGTAAGTAGTCATACATTAACTAGTCGTACTGTAAGCAGGCGCACTGTAATTAGTCGTACTGTAAGTAGTCGTACTGTAAGTAGTCGTACTGTAAGTAGTCGTACTGTAAGTAGTCGTACTGTAAGTAGTCATACTGTAAGTAGTCAGACTACTGGGTAGTCATACTATAGGTACAATGTTACAATTAACTTCACTGCAGTTAAGAGTCCTAGAAATCATCTAAGTTCTAAAAATCATCAGAATGAGCCTATCATCCTTCCTACATGATCATACCTGGCTAAACAGCCTCATTTATTTATATCCAACTTATACGTTTATACCTACTATTTAGTCAGTAACTACATTGTCACATAGTTCAGTAGTCAGTTTACTGTCAGCATCTATAAATGCTTTGCATTTCCATCTTCTTTGTCATTTCACATTTGAAAAATCTAGAATTTCTATGTTCTATAGGGGCGCCGACACTGACCTGAGAAGTATTAAGAAACAcctcatatctcaaatttaCAGTCCTGTAAAATGGGAGCAGATAATGCACACTGTGTATCAAAGACGCCATGACACCCCTTTTCCCCAGAGCTATGAAGTTGGGCCTGGGGGACAGCTAGGTACTATCCTAAAAATGGTCAACAATAAGGCTTATCAATCGTACCAGGCTATCGAAGTGTAACTGTGGCTAACATAAGGGCCTGTCTTTGAGTGGTACTGGTGGGAATGAGCTGCTGAGAAACCCGATGGAAGCACCCGCCTCGTAAAATCTGGACCAGTGTCTTATGT
Above is a window of Watersipora subatra chromosome 3, tzWatSuba1.1, whole genome shotgun sequence DNA encoding:
- the LOC137391104 gene encoding malonyl-CoA-acyl carrier protein transacylase, mitochondrial-like, coding for MFWSKRVCGLSTVARRLCSENHAEGGVRFPSDLATGSSTFNTRDQTRKSFRPNVDPSSTSVLLFPGQGSQFVGMGKKLVASRDALSLYDTASEIVNYDVLKLCLEGPSDELMRTDKCQVATLVTSIAALQSLQESCPQALESCVAAAGFSVGEYAAHVFAGTLSFEDAVELVESRGKEMQEEAEATDSALMTVFLSHSSKLNYAMKSAIEYCKVRKQIEHPVCEIANYLFPDVKVIGGNTEALAFIKTNLKEFGLKRVKFLPVSGAFHTRLMRPAAIRFKDKLLQTEFKRPVVPVHSNVHSGADTDLRSIKKHLISQIYSPVKWEQIMHTVYQRRHDTPFPQSYEVGPGGQLGTILKMVNNKAYQSYQAIEV